GAAACTCAATTGTTTTTATCTCAACTTCATAATTTTTATTAACTTCAAATATATAAAAATCTTTATTCCCTCGTAAAAGTGCACCTAAAGATTCTATGTCTCTTTTTTGTTTTTTTGATTCGGTGATTTCCTTTTCTAAATCATCAAAAACTTTCTTTAATATATCTGATGGTATTGTATTGCTCAAATCTTCTCTCTTAGCATCAATAATTTTAAAATTAGTAATACCAGTATCGAATCTCTTAATCATCTCGCATATTTCATCAGAATTTGCTTTTTTCATAAAATATGAATAACTAGAAAATACTCTATCTGGATAATTTATGTCTAAACTATCTTCAAACCAATTAAAAACATTTCTAAAAACACTTAACTCATTTTTCTTCTTATATAGATCTGTTTTATTCCGATTCATCTCTGACAGAAACAAAACTGAATCAAGCCGCTTAACATCATCAAAATATATTTTTAATCTATTTGCAATTTTTTCATTTCTAAAGTATTTTCCTAAATTAAACCTTTCGTCTATTAAATTTCTATAAAATATTTCACTACTTTTATTGTCTGGGGAAAGCTCATAAAGCCATTCTGATACGATACTATTCTTATTCAAAATAATTTCAAATCCATATGAATAGTACTTTTCATCTAATTTTATCTCAAATTCAAAATGACTAGGTTTCTCTTTATTTTTTCCATTTGTTCTATTATACTTATTGGTATATCCTTTTGGTATATCCTTAACAATTACTTTTCGAGCAAATTCTAATGAACTTATAAGGTTAGACTTACCTGAAGCATTTGTTCCATATATAGCTGTTAATCGCAACAAATTCATACCTTTACTCTTATGTAAATGTTCACGTTTCCCTCTTGCTTTACCACTTATCATGCACAATTCTTGCAATATTCCAATTGACATAAAATTCGATATTCTAGCTCGTATTAACACTTTAATGACCTCCATTCATTTATGTTTTAAGTGATTTTTTCACTTTAGTCAAGTTCAAGATAATATGTCTTTCAATTATACAAAGAGACAAGAAAGACATAAGAATGATATAATCAAATTACAATTTTAGTAAAATAAATGTAATATGCTAACCAAAAAATATAAAATTTATAAATAATAATGAGGTATTACAATAAAGTAACACCTCATTAAAACTAAAGATCTATTCAAATCTGACAATAATTAATTCAATCCGTTATATGGTTGCCAAAGTTATCAATCTTTAAAACCTAATATATTCCTTACATTTTTAGGTATAACTGTATGCTCAAACTCGCCACTTTTATCCTAGGAACTTCTATTTCCATATCACTAAATTTGGTTTTTTACTTTCTTTTCTGTGTAAGTATTCCTACAATTATCTGTATCCTTGTTTTTTCTATCTCCCTTTTTATAACCCAGTTCTACTTCTAACTCAGCCTCAAGCATTTCTTGTAAAGCTATTTAAACATATCTCTTAAAAATGAAGATCTCCTGGTGTTTTTTAATTACCGTCCTTAATCATATGTCTTAAAACTTCCTTTGGTAATATACTCATAACAAAACTTCCTCCTGGATTAATAATTATTTTAATTATTGCCAGAAAAGAGCTTCTATTTTCACTTAATCACAAAGTTGTTACATCACCTATTAATAACCTGCAATACATATTTTATTTATTATTTTACTTACTATACACATTGTAGATTCTTTAAATCATTTCTTTATTTTTTGATTTACAATTATCATTTTTGAATAGAAATAGTCATCTTCAACATAAAATAATATATTGCGAAAACGCTCATATTGTGACTTATAATGCACTTATTAATAGAAATAACATTGATAGAAAACTACAGTCATTTATGATACGGTTCATCGTAGTTCACTTTATTACAAAATTTCCTTTATTGCTTAGAACCCTTATATCTACTATAAAAGACACTTGTTTAAGTATAACCTCTATATCTTATTTTGTCACGACAATTACCTTTCAACCTACCTTGATGTGATGATAATGATGAAGAAATAATTATTCAAATTTTACTTTTATAGAAAATCCATAAGTAAATTGTTTCATAAGAAATGGAGTGAAATCAATCGCACTCTTACTGCTAATATTACCATCATCTTTATAGCCCTTATAATAAATACATGTAAATTCACCATTGTTTATTTCAACATTACCACCAAACCCTCTACGCATAGTTACGAATTTTTCAACATCAGAAATATCAAGCATTTTACAATTCATTGTATTATCGTTTATATAAATTTCAGGATTAATACTGTTTTCATCATTGCTATTAATGACAATAAAACCTTCTTTTTTATTAGTTTCATCTATATATTCTTGTGTTTCTATTACTTTTCCATCTTTATACCAATCTACAACAAGATATATTTTTTCTACTTTCTCTACATTATATCCCATTATTAGGCTGTCAGAATTAGTAACTGTATTGGCTAATCTTTGCTCTCTATCAGTTAATTGTATGAATCCCATATATTGTTCATACTGACTAGGACCACTACTTAATTCTTTTTCTTTACATCCTACTAATAACACTAAAATCAACAAAATAAGTATTATTTTTCTCATAACAAACTTCCTTTCGATATATTTCCTCATACACATAAAAAACAATTATCAATCCATCAAAACAGCACAGAACGTTGAATGTTCAATGTAACGAATTTTTAACTAGAAGTCGGTGATTTACTATATTTTTACTTCACAGTCGATTTTTCTCTTAGCCAAATCATGTTCTGTATATAAATCATATATTTTACCAATTATCATCTGATAATCGTTATCATTTATGATACGGTTCGCCATACCATATCCTAACACACACAATATTCAAAATTAGTATATCATATTTTTCCATATTTATCCTCAAATCCTACAAAGTTTGATTCTTCCCTTATCTGGGCGTGGGTACCCCACAATTTACACACCTTTGTTTAACAAAGTAGAAGCTTGCTCCACTACTAAAGTAGCGGTTTTGTGTAGCTCTCCTGTACAGCTATTTATATACTTACTGTATATTAAATTTCTCAATAAGGGTATCTATTACTACTAGTAATGCAT
The nucleotide sequence above comes from Clostridiisalibacter paucivorans DSM 22131. Encoded proteins:
- a CDS encoding AAA family ATPase, with the translated sequence MLIRARISNFMSIGILQELCMISGKARGKREHLHKSKGMNLLRLTAIYGTNASGKSNLISSLEFARKVIVKDIPKGYTNKYNRTNGKNKEKPSHFEFEIKLDEKYYSYGFEIILNKNSIVSEWLYELSPDNKSSEIFYRNLIDERFNLGKYFRNEKIANRLKIYFDDVKRLDSVLFLSEMNRNKTDLYKKKNELSVFRNVFNWFEDSLDINYPDRVFSSYSYFMKKANSDEICEMIKRFDTGITNFKIIDAKREDLSNTIPSDILKKVFDDLEKEITESKKQKRDIESLGALLRGNKDFYIFEVNKNYEVEIKTIEFQHGSSGTFRLSEESDGTRRILELIEILFSENDNKVYIIDEIDRSLHPLLTRQFIKAYLDSLGNKRTQLIITTHESRLLDLDLLRRDEIWFMNNNPDGESELYSLEQYNERFDKKIDKAYLSGRYGAIPNFREE